One genomic segment of Verrucomicrobiia bacterium includes these proteins:
- the dprA gene encoding DNA-processing protein DprA: MEKNRRDELFGWAALLSASNVGEVRARDLYRHFGSVQAVLNASRSELLQVDGVGPETAEGILRIDYKKADETTEKILKSGEKFLLLSEPDYPEQLAEIFDPPPVLFCRGELVPEDKKAVGIVGTRTFSPYGKQVADRMAFELSGMGITVVSGMAQGIDSFAHEAALRAGGRTIAVLGGGFDSVISARARKLLEKIPTQGAVLTEFANGTPPTPENFPKRNRVISGLSLGVVVVEAPEGSGALITAQQALDQGREVMAVPGRVDSPNSVGTHRLIRKSSAALVTCAQDVVKELNLTVAPMAERPTVAIDLKREERVLFDLLAAGQPVLIDELSTKAALPVSECFSILTGLELKGHVKRLAGQQFVRAI, encoded by the coding sequence ATGGAAAAGAATCGTAGGGACGAGCTTTTCGGCTGGGCGGCCCTGCTTTCCGCTTCCAATGTGGGGGAGGTGCGGGCGCGGGATTTATACCGGCACTTTGGCAGTGTGCAGGCGGTTTTGAACGCCTCGCGCAGCGAGCTTTTGCAGGTGGATGGCGTCGGGCCGGAGACGGCGGAGGGGATTTTGCGCATTGATTACAAGAAAGCGGATGAAACAACGGAGAAGATTTTAAAATCGGGAGAAAAGTTTTTGCTTTTGAGCGAGCCGGATTATCCGGAGCAGTTGGCCGAGATTTTTGACCCGCCGCCGGTTCTTTTTTGCCGCGGGGAACTCGTTCCCGAAGATAAAAAAGCGGTCGGCATCGTCGGGACGCGCACCTTTTCGCCGTACGGCAAGCAAGTGGCCGACCGGATGGCGTTCGAGCTTTCGGGAATGGGTATTACCGTCGTTTCCGGGATGGCACAAGGGATCGATTCCTTCGCCCATGAGGCGGCTTTGCGTGCCGGCGGCCGGACGATTGCGGTTTTGGGGGGCGGTTTCGATTCGGTGATTTCCGCGCGGGCACGCAAACTGCTGGAAAAAATTCCGACGCAGGGCGCGGTTTTGACCGAATTTGCCAACGGCACCCCCCCCACGCCGGAAAATTTTCCCAAGCGGAACCGGGTCATCAGCGGGCTTTCGCTCGGCGTGGTGGTCGTGGAAGCGCCGGAGGGGTCGGGGGCGTTAATCACCGCGCAACAGGCGCTGGACCAAGGGCGGGAAGTGATGGCGGTGCCGGGGCGGGTGGATTCCCCCAATTCGGTTGGGACGCACCGGTTGATTCGTAAATCGTCAGCCGCTCTGGTCACTTGTGCGCAAGATGTGGTGAAGGAGCTAAATCTCACCGTTGCGCCGATGGCGGAGCGACCGACTGTCGCCATCGATTTGAAAAGAGAGGAACGGGTGCTTTTTGACCTGCTTGCCGCGGGGCAGCCGGTTTTAATCGACGAACTTTCGACCAAAGCGGCACTACCGGTTTCAGAATGTTTTTCAATTTTAACCGGGCTTGAGCTGAAAGGACACGTGAAACGCCTGGCGGGGCAGCAGTTCGTGCGGGCGATTTGA
- a CDS encoding HPr family phosphocarrier protein: protein MVKKEITVVNRLGLHARPAAQIVQKASQFKSEIKLSKDGLEVNAKSIMGVMMLAAEMGSTIVIIAEGPDEEAAAAAVAAVFASKFGEE from the coding sequence GTGGTAAAAAAGGAAATAACGGTGGTAAACCGACTGGGGCTGCACGCCAGGCCGGCGGCGCAAATCGTGCAGAAAGCGAGCCAGTTCAAATCGGAAATCAAGCTTTCCAAAGACGGATTGGAAGTGAACGCCAAATCGATCATGGGGGTGATGATGCTGGCGGCGGAGATGGGGAGCACCATCGTCATCATCGCCGAGGGGCCGGACGAAGAGGCGGCGGCGGCGGCGGTCGCGGCGGTGTTTGCGAGCAAATTTGGTGAGGAATGA
- the ptsP gene encoding phosphoenolpyruvate--protein phosphotransferase, whose product MRKELKGIGAAPGVGLGTAYLVDARLVFPRRHIPAQQTEREVERFERAISLAQKEFGTLTKDRRRIGAEAGELVDFEKWILEDRTLNNTVAERIKKERLSAFWAYWEETEKTSKALEASQNNYIHDRSSDLRGVVRHVLNLLSPEANHSPALPEEAVLVARNLSPLDLFRYPTERLCGLVLAEGGGTSHLVLCAASLGLPVAVVGEQIEQIEGGDTVFVDGKAGEVVVSPGEKERRSYQKFLAERTRKQKERAVWAGREGRTKDGKRVWVLANLQTIEEWEEAKKSGAEGVGLFRSEFLASGTSGFPLPETQKEAYADLLSKIFPLEVTVRAFDFGAEKVLGQEREENPALGLRGVRLLLHYPAILKSQISALSEAAPEGRLKVMLPMVGSLEEFQAARRIFSGVNKKIPLGIMMELPSSAILATEFARAADFLSIGTNDLIQYTLGVDRSNPKVADYYEPFHPSVLRLLARIAAAGKKFKRPVSVCGQMAALPWGVFVFAGMGITELSVPVSALVETKKTLAQVDSKKAARTVKKLLSLSTAEEVKRELRRAFPVGSR is encoded by the coding sequence ATGAGAAAAGAGCTTAAGGGAATCGGCGCAGCTCCCGGTGTGGGACTAGGGACGGCATATCTGGTGGACGCCCGGCTGGTGTTCCCCCGCCGCCACATCCCCGCCCAACAGACGGAGCGAGAGGTGGAGCGGTTCGAGCGGGCCATCAGTTTGGCGCAGAAAGAATTCGGAACGCTGACCAAAGACCGGCGCAGAATCGGCGCCGAGGCGGGTGAACTGGTGGACTTCGAGAAATGGATTTTGGAAGACCGGACCCTGAACAACACGGTCGCCGAGCGCATCAAGAAAGAACGGCTTTCCGCCTTCTGGGCCTACTGGGAGGAGACGGAGAAAACCTCCAAAGCGCTCGAGGCGTCGCAAAACAACTACATCCATGACCGGAGCTCCGATTTGCGCGGAGTGGTGCGGCACGTTTTGAACCTCCTTTCGCCGGAGGCGAACCATTCCCCGGCCCTGCCGGAGGAGGCGGTTTTGGTGGCTCGGAATCTTTCCCCTCTTGATTTGTTCCGTTATCCGACAGAACGGCTTTGCGGTCTCGTTTTGGCTGAGGGGGGGGGCACCTCCCATCTGGTTTTGTGCGCGGCTTCCCTCGGGCTGCCGGTGGCGGTCGTCGGCGAACAGATCGAGCAAATCGAAGGAGGAGATACGGTGTTCGTGGACGGGAAGGCGGGGGAAGTGGTGGTCTCCCCCGGGGAGAAGGAGCGGCGGTCTTATCAGAAATTTTTGGCCGAGCGGACGCGAAAACAAAAAGAGCGGGCCGTCTGGGCCGGGCGGGAGGGGCGAACGAAGGACGGGAAACGGGTTTGGGTTCTGGCCAATCTGCAGACCATCGAGGAATGGGAGGAGGCAAAAAAATCAGGAGCGGAAGGGGTTGGGCTTTTCCGCAGCGAATTTTTGGCGTCGGGAACTTCCGGCTTTCCCCTGCCGGAGACCCAGAAGGAGGCGTACGCCGACCTATTGAGCAAAATTTTTCCCCTCGAGGTCACCGTGCGGGCGTTCGATTTCGGCGCGGAAAAGGTTTTGGGGCAGGAACGGGAGGAAAACCCGGCCTTGGGGCTGCGGGGAGTGCGGCTTTTGCTCCATTACCCCGCCATTCTGAAAAGCCAGATCTCGGCGCTTTCGGAAGCAGCCCCGGAAGGGCGCCTGAAGGTGATGCTGCCGATGGTGGGGTCTTTGGAGGAATTCCAGGCCGCCCGAAGAATTTTTTCCGGAGTGAATAAGAAAATTCCGCTGGGGATTATGATGGAACTGCCGTCGTCGGCCATTTTGGCGACGGAGTTTGCCCGGGCGGCGGATTTTCTGTCCATCGGCACCAACGACTTGATCCAGTACACGCTGGGGGTGGACCGGAGCAACCCGAAGGTGGCGGACTACTATGAGCCGTTTCATCCCTCCGTCCTCCGTTTGTTGGCTAGGATTGCCGCCGCCGGAAAAAAGTTCAAGAGGCCGGTTTCGGTCTGCGGGCAGATGGCGGCCCTTCCGTGGGGGGTTTTTGTTTTCGCAGGAATGGGGATAACCGAGCTTTCCGTGCCGGTGTCCGCGCTGGTTGAGACGAAAAAGACATTGGCACAGGTGGATTCGAAAAAGGCGGCGCGGACGGTTAAAAAACTTCTTTCGCTTTCCACGGCGGAGGAGGTGAAGCGGGAATTGAGGAGAGCCTTTCCGGTGGGGAGCCGGTGA
- a CDS encoding bifunctional phosphoglucose/phosphomannose isomerase — protein MDLKRLGSPAWYQKADPDNFYKLLVDFPAQLRQAVEIAQRFEWQRGGFRPSHIVLAGMGGSAIGGDLARTFLSQKLNIPFHVLRHYTLPVFVGPETLVFASSYSGNTEETLAAFEAARQKQAEIVSITTGGKLAFRASGRPIITIPSGYPPRAALGFSFVPVLLVLGKAGLIRDFSEEILSLADFLSEEIRKWERETALAKNEAKRLAAALFGKVPLVYAGADLMEPVAVRWKGQICENAKQLAFANVFPEFNHNELVGFGVLKHLAGRLAAVFLQDEDDHPRIAARMKIVEDVLKKKKIPVIKATSKGESVLERMFYTVLLGDFASYYLAVLNGVNPKPVAVIDYLKGRLERV, from the coding sequence ATGGACTTGAAGAGGTTGGGGAGCCCGGCGTGGTACCAAAAAGCCGACCCTGACAATTTTTACAAACTGCTGGTCGATTTCCCGGCGCAGCTCCGGCAGGCGGTGGAAATCGCCCAGCGCTTTGAATGGCAGCGAGGCGGCTTTCGCCCGAGCCATATCGTTTTGGCGGGGATGGGGGGGTCGGCCATCGGAGGGGATTTGGCGCGGACGTTTTTGTCGCAAAAATTAAACATCCCCTTCCACGTCCTCCGGCATTATACCCTGCCCGTTTTTGTCGGACCGGAAACTTTGGTGTTCGCTTCGAGCTATTCCGGTAACACGGAGGAAACCCTTGCCGCTTTTGAAGCTGCCAGACAGAAGCAGGCGGAAATTGTCTCCATCACCACCGGCGGAAAGCTGGCTTTCCGTGCCAGTGGGCGGCCGATCATCACCATTCCATCCGGCTATCCGCCGCGCGCCGCGCTCGGCTTTTCGTTTGTGCCGGTTTTGCTCGTGCTTGGAAAAGCCGGTTTGATCCGGGATTTCTCCGAGGAGATTTTGAGTTTGGCTGATTTTCTTTCGGAAGAGATTAGGAAATGGGAGCGGGAAACGGCTTTAGCGAAAAACGAAGCGAAAAGGCTGGCGGCGGCACTTTTTGGCAAGGTTCCGCTGGTGTATGCCGGGGCCGACCTTATGGAGCCGGTGGCCGTGCGATGGAAGGGGCAGATTTGCGAAAACGCCAAGCAGCTGGCGTTTGCCAACGTCTTTCCGGAGTTCAACCACAACGAACTGGTGGGATTCGGCGTTTTGAAACACTTGGCGGGGAGGTTGGCGGCGGTTTTTTTGCAGGACGAGGATGACCATCCGCGCATCGCCGCGCGTATGAAAATCGTGGAGGATGTTCTCAAAAAGAAAAAAATTCCGGTGATTAAGGCGACCTCCAAAGGGGAAAGTGTTCTGGAGCGGATGTTCTACACCGTTCTGCTTGGAGATTTTGCGAGCTATTATCTCGCCGTCCTGAACGGGGTCAACCCCAAGCCGGTAGCAGTCATTGACTACTTGAAAGGACGACTGGAAAGAGTATGA
- a CDS encoding sugar phosphate nucleotidyltransferase: MKVVIPVAGKGVRMRPLTDSVPKPLLEVAGDTILGHLLRSLEGLPVEELIFVVGFKKERIEEYLRSRTKTKTRFVVQDKPAGLGYAVNLTLPYVERGPLLILLGDTVLELDWKPVLQAKENLLGLKEVDDPRRFGIATLQDGRISGLEEKPHQPKSNFAIVGPYFIRDLEQFKKCLSDLVAGQPGVNGEWQLTDGLSKMIKTGAAFRPLWVEGWFDCGKPETLLETNRHLLSRIESPSTRQGATITPPCFIASSAVVESSSIGPFVSIGERAAVRSSTLRNSIVSERATVSQSVLEDSIIGAGAMVKGQKGRVTIGAVPEKSFP, translated from the coding sequence ATGAAAGTCGTAATCCCGGTGGCCGGGAAGGGGGTGCGGATGCGGCCGCTCACCGATTCCGTTCCCAAGCCACTCTTGGAAGTGGCCGGGGATACCATTCTGGGACATCTTTTGCGCAGTTTGGAAGGGCTGCCGGTTGAAGAACTCATCTTTGTGGTCGGGTTCAAGAAGGAGAGGATTGAGGAATACCTCCGTTCCCGCACAAAAACAAAAACCCGCTTTGTTGTGCAGGATAAACCGGCCGGGCTGGGATATGCCGTGAATTTGACTTTACCCTATGTGGAGCGTGGGCCTCTTTTGATTCTTTTGGGAGACACCGTCTTGGAGCTGGACTGGAAGCCGGTTTTGCAGGCCAAAGAGAATCTGCTCGGGTTGAAGGAGGTTGACGACCCGAGGCGGTTTGGAATCGCTACCTTGCAGGATGGAAGAATTTCCGGATTGGAGGAAAAGCCGCACCAACCGAAAAGCAACTTCGCAATTGTCGGCCCTTATTTCATTCGGGACTTGGAACAGTTCAAAAAATGCCTGTCCGATTTGGTGGCGGGGCAGCCGGGGGTGAACGGGGAATGGCAGCTTACCGACGGACTTTCGAAGATGATTAAAACGGGGGCGGCCTTCCGTCCCCTCTGGGTTGAGGGGTGGTTTGACTGCGGCAAGCCGGAGACGCTTTTGGAAACGAACCGGCATCTGCTTTCCCGTATAGAATCGCCGTCCACCCGGCAAGGTGCAACAATTACGCCCCCCTGCTTTATCGCCTCCTCGGCGGTTGTAGAATCCTCCAGCATCGGCCCTTTTGTTTCCATCGGCGAACGGGCGGCGGTGCGGTCTTCGACCTTGCGCAACTCGATTGTCAGCGAGAGAGCCACCGTCAGCCAATCGGTTTTGGAGGATTCCATTATCGGGGCGGGGGCAATGGTCAAAGGTCAAAAGGGCCGGGTCACAATAGGTGCTGTTCCAGAAAAGAGTTTTCCATGA
- a CDS encoding UvrD-helicase domain-containing protein has product MVDLLDSLNPPQKEAVMTTEGPVLVLAGAGSGKTRVLTFRIAHLISSGLVPPHGVLAMTFTNKAAGEMKERVKKLLGVSVPWVTTFHSFCARMLRDEAPAIGYPSGFSIYDEEDSQAVIKKVLNSFGRESKEAGRVLAKISDAKSELVEPEDFARWTKSPMDRWVGEVYRSYQKELLAAGAMDFDDLLMKAHQVLANNPDILARWQGRFGYILVDEYQDTNFAQYRLLKLLAGRHRNLFVVGDDDQSIYGWRGARLSNILDFEKDFPETKIILLEQNYRSTQTILSAASAVVAKNRLRKGKSLWTSGETGEQLFCYQAADEAEEGFFISQEVEQLTKKGVSLSQVAVLYRTNAQSRALEDAFRYRALPYILVGGVRFYQRKEVKDLLAYLKFIENQADLVAFERLLSVPARGIGKESLKKITEWANARNMSVWDAFKKVSEIEGVSTKTKNAIAGLVKFFEQMNGLKTRLPVNEFILRVLEGSGLAEMLAEEDKADQKGRLENAQELAAAAYEFLERNSEGTLSDFLGEVALLTDLDRWDPATSAVTLMTLHQAKGLEFEMVFLAGLEEGLFPLSRTLSDPAELEEERRLFYVGLTRAKKKVSLSFCSRRHRFGETFNLPSRFLDEIPADLVKREGLAYPEKYRGQSLFDKPYPRAANRARSEDSVSTRLRTGSQILHPTFGQGQVLGTEGEGEALRVWVRFSSGETKKLFAKYASLKVLRD; this is encoded by the coding sequence ATGGTTGATTTGCTTGATTCGTTGAACCCACCGCAAAAAGAGGCGGTGATGACGACGGAGGGGCCGGTTTTGGTTTTGGCCGGCGCGGGAAGCGGCAAGACGCGGGTTTTGACCTTCCGCATCGCCCATTTGATTTCCTCCGGTCTGGTACCGCCGCACGGCGTTTTGGCGATGACTTTCACCAACAAGGCGGCCGGGGAGATGAAAGAGCGGGTGAAGAAGTTGTTGGGGGTTTCCGTTCCCTGGGTCACCACGTTCCACTCCTTCTGCGCGCGGATGCTGCGGGATGAGGCGCCCGCCATCGGCTATCCCTCCGGTTTTTCCATCTACGACGAGGAGGATTCGCAGGCGGTCATCAAGAAGGTTTTGAATTCCTTCGGGCGGGAAAGTAAGGAGGCGGGGCGGGTTCTGGCAAAAATTTCCGATGCCAAATCGGAATTAGTCGAGCCGGAGGATTTTGCCCGCTGGACCAAAAGCCCGATGGACCGCTGGGTGGGGGAGGTTTACCGCAGCTACCAAAAGGAGCTTTTGGCCGCCGGAGCGATGGATTTCGACGATTTATTGATGAAAGCGCATCAGGTTCTGGCAAACAACCCGGACATTTTGGCCCGCTGGCAGGGGCGGTTTGGCTACATCCTTGTGGATGAATACCAGGACACCAATTTCGCCCAGTACCGGCTTTTAAAGCTTCTGGCCGGACGGCACCGCAATCTTTTCGTCGTGGGGGACGACGACCAGTCGATTTACGGCTGGCGGGGGGCGCGGCTTTCCAACATCCTTGATTTTGAAAAGGATTTTCCGGAGACCAAAATCATCCTGCTGGAGCAGAACTACCGCTCCACGCAGACCATCCTCTCCGCCGCCTCCGCCGTGGTGGCCAAAAACCGGCTGCGGAAAGGGAAAAGTTTGTGGACTTCCGGCGAGACCGGGGAGCAGTTGTTCTGTTACCAAGCGGCGGACGAGGCGGAGGAGGGTTTTTTTATCTCCCAAGAAGTGGAGCAGCTTACCAAAAAGGGGGTATCGCTTTCGCAAGTAGCGGTCTTATACCGCACCAACGCCCAAAGCCGGGCCTTGGAGGATGCCTTTCGCTACCGGGCGTTGCCCTACATTTTAGTCGGCGGCGTCCGCTTCTACCAGCGGAAGGAAGTGAAGGATTTGCTGGCCTATTTGAAATTCATCGAAAACCAGGCGGACCTGGTGGCGTTCGAGCGGCTGCTTTCCGTCCCTGCCCGCGGCATCGGCAAGGAGAGTTTGAAGAAAATCACCGAGTGGGCGAATGCCCGCAATATGTCCGTTTGGGATGCTTTCAAGAAAGTTTCGGAAATTGAAGGGGTGTCTACAAAGACAAAAAACGCCATTGCCGGACTGGTCAAATTTTTTGAACAGATGAACGGATTGAAAACCCGATTGCCCGTTAACGAATTCATTCTGCGGGTGCTTGAAGGTTCCGGTCTGGCGGAAATGCTGGCGGAAGAGGACAAGGCCGACCAGAAGGGGCGCTTGGAAAACGCGCAGGAACTGGCAGCGGCGGCGTACGAATTTTTGGAGCGGAATTCGGAGGGAACGTTGAGCGATTTTTTGGGCGAAGTCGCCCTGCTCACCGATTTGGACCGGTGGGATCCGGCCACTTCGGCCGTCACCTTGATGACTTTGCACCAGGCCAAGGGGCTGGAGTTCGAGATGGTCTTTTTGGCCGGGCTGGAGGAGGGGCTTTTTCCCCTTTCGCGCACGCTTTCCGACCCGGCCGAGCTGGAGGAGGAACGGCGGCTTTTTTACGTCGGGTTGACCCGGGCCAAAAAGAAGGTCTCCCTTTCCTTCTGCTCCCGGCGGCACCGATTTGGGGAAACGTTCAATCTACCTTCCCGCTTTTTGGACGAAATCCCGGCCGATTTAGTCAAGCGGGAGGGGCTGGCCTATCCGGAAAAATACCGAGGACAATCGCTTTTCGACAAACCGTATCCCCGCGCCGCTAACCGGGCGCGCTCGGAGGATTCGGTTTCCACCCGGTTGCGGACGGGGAGCCAAATTCTGCATCCGACCTTTGGCCAGGGGCAGGTTTTGGGGACGGAAGGAGAGGGGGAGGCCTTGCGCGTGTGGGTTCGCTTTTCCTCCGGCGAGACCAAAAAGCTTTTCGCCAAGTACGCCTCGCTTAAAGTGTTGCGGGATTAA
- a CDS encoding cold shock domain-containing protein, translated as MSRGKVKWFNEKKGFGFIIEEGGGPDIFVHYTAIASDGFKTLMEGEEVEFTLSQGPKGPQATNVIRLKRQEARQGA; from the coding sequence GTGTCACGGGGGAAGGTGAAATGGTTCAACGAGAAAAAGGGCTTCGGCTTCATCATCGAGGAAGGGGGGGGGCCGGATATTTTCGTGCACTATACCGCGATCGCTTCGGACGGCTTTAAGACCCTGATGGAAGGGGAAGAGGTGGAGTTCACGCTGTCCCAAGGGCCCAAAGGGCCGCAGGCGACCAATGTGATTCGCCTGAAACGGCAGGAGGCCAGGCAGGGAGCGTAA
- a CDS encoding quinolinate phosphoribosyl transferase, whose amino-acid sequence MFPFWSRDYGKFPIVDLVILQRALSEVGEGYYFDGTMRLDPSVFDLPVVELRRGYRSGVYFWRTKRILEQDNRHVRCLMQVFQKREKAVVCGTDEAIAILKTASGYYKNAEAVYPLFDRYVEMKKLIRQQLAVHDYDGYLKSAAERTELIRRLDDLWVSKFSELDVRSLADGEPVGSWETAMTIEGDLSYFAHLESVYLGVLARRTKVASNTRAVVEAAKGKPVLFFADRFDHFAAQGGDGYASMIGGAKGVATDAMAAWYGDRGLGTMPHALIAAYDGNTVLATEKFSQYIPDVPVISLVDFDNNCPATSVAVARKLGQKLWGVRLDTSEMLIDYSLAAEVGGHSAEAEAKLRGVNPSLVLKVREALDKEGFSYVKIVVSGGFNPNKIKWFEESKVPVDSYAVGSWILSGNFDFTADVVLVEGKPVAKVGREYRPNARLKKVER is encoded by the coding sequence ATGTTTCCATTTTGGAGCCGGGACTATGGGAAGTTTCCCATAGTTGATTTGGTGATTTTACAGCGTGCGCTTTCCGAAGTTGGAGAGGGATATTATTTTGACGGTACGATGCGCCTCGACCCTTCCGTATTCGATCTCCCCGTTGTGGAACTGCGCCGGGGATACCGCTCCGGGGTTTACTTTTGGCGTACCAAGCGGATTTTGGAACAAGACAACCGCCACGTCCGATGCCTGATGCAGGTTTTTCAAAAGCGGGAGAAAGCGGTTGTCTGCGGAACGGATGAGGCGATTGCGATTTTGAAAACCGCCTCCGGTTACTACAAAAACGCCGAAGCCGTCTATCCCCTTTTTGACCGCTATGTGGAGATGAAAAAACTCATCCGCCAGCAATTGGCCGTTCACGACTACGACGGCTACTTAAAATCGGCGGCAGAGAGAACCGAGTTAATTAGGAGGTTGGATGATTTGTGGGTCTCCAAATTCTCCGAATTGGATGTTCGTTCGCTGGCCGATGGCGAACCAGTTGGGAGCTGGGAGACGGCAATGACCATCGAGGGAGATTTGTCCTACTTCGCACACCTCGAATCGGTTTATTTGGGCGTTCTGGCGCGACGCACCAAAGTCGCCTCCAACACCCGCGCCGTGGTGGAAGCCGCGAAGGGGAAACCGGTTTTATTTTTTGCCGACCGCTTCGACCATTTTGCCGCGCAGGGCGGGGATGGCTACGCCTCGATGATAGGCGGTGCCAAAGGAGTTGCTACGGATGCCATGGCGGCCTGGTACGGCGACCGGGGGTTGGGGACGATGCCCCACGCCTTGATTGCCGCCTACGACGGGAACACGGTCTTGGCCACAGAGAAATTTTCCCAATACATTCCGGACGTTCCGGTGATTTCCTTGGTCGATTTCGACAACAACTGCCCGGCCACATCGGTTGCCGTGGCCCGCAAGCTGGGTCAAAAGCTCTGGGGGGTGCGGCTGGATACTTCCGAAATGTTAATCGACTACTCGCTGGCGGCGGAAGTCGGCGGGCATTCAGCCGAAGCGGAAGCCAAGCTGCGGGGCGTCAATCCCTCGCTCGTTCTCAAAGTGCGCGAGGCGCTGGACAAAGAAGGATTTTCGTACGTCAAAATCGTGGTCTCCGGCGGGTTCAATCCGAATAAAATCAAATGGTTCGAAGAATCAAAAGTCCCGGTCGATTCCTACGCGGTGGGGAGCTGGATTTTGTCTGGCAATTTCGATTTCACCGCCGATGTGGTCTTGGTCGAAGGGAAACCGGTGGCCAAAGTGGGGCGGGAGTACCGACCGAATGCGCGGTTGAAAAAAGTCGAGAGGTAG
- a CDS encoding 3-isopropylmalate dehydratase small subunit: MKFKGKSWLFGDDISTDLIFPGRYVHLLSNIPELVKHTLEDARADYAAGVKPGDFVVAGKNFGMGSSREQAATIIKQSGASAVLAKSFARIFFRNSINNGLPVVEVDTSGIEEQDELELDLKAGVLKNLTKGFERRFAPLPPIMTEILNDGGLVAHIKKHGDFHL, translated from the coding sequence ATGAAATTCAAAGGCAAATCCTGGCTTTTTGGCGACGACATCTCCACCGATTTGATTTTCCCCGGCCGTTATGTGCATCTTTTATCCAACATCCCCGAACTGGTCAAACATACGCTGGAAGACGCTCGCGCCGACTACGCAGCCGGAGTAAAGCCCGGCGATTTTGTCGTGGCGGGCAAAAACTTTGGAATGGGTTCTTCCCGCGAGCAGGCGGCGACTATTATCAAGCAGTCCGGCGCCTCCGCCGTTTTGGCCAAGTCCTTCGCCCGGATTTTTTTCCGCAACTCCATCAACAACGGCCTGCCGGTGGTGGAAGTGGATACTTCCGGAATCGAGGAGCAGGATGAATTGGAACTGGACTTGAAAGCCGGCGTTTTGAAGAATTTGACCAAGGGTTTTGAGCGCCGCTTCGCCCCCCTCCCGCCGATTATGACCGAGATTCTAAACGACGGCGGCCTCGTCGCCCACATCAAAAAGCACGGCGATTTTCATTTGTAA
- a CDS encoding 3-isopropylmalate dehydratase large subunit codes for MPQTLSEKIISEKVGNPVKAGELVLSPIDWIYAHDLSGPLAISQLEKLGLGPLKYPERVIFYLDHSSPSSTAIAATEQKVIREFTRKLNLKFYDVGSGIAHQVIMEETLRPGDLVIGGDSHTCQGGAVAAFATGMGSTDVAMAMLLGRTWLKVPETMCFVLKGKFPPGVYAKDAMLYIIGQIGVDGATYRAMEFLGPAIDEMPLYERTIFANMAIEAGAKVGLLPADEKTRAYFKEFGREKDYRPLKPDEGANYCYTLEVDCSKLEPQIAMPHNVDNVRPISAPELKDVKVHQVYMGTCTNGRIEDFRVAAKILKGKRVNPNTRLVATPASRDVYLKGAKEGLWQIFVEAGGLVNSPGCGACPGVHTGILGDGENCLSTMNRNFKGRMGNPKAFIYLASPAVCAASALTGKITDPRNSV; via the coding sequence ATGCCGCAGACCCTAAGCGAAAAGATTATATCCGAAAAAGTCGGTAATCCGGTCAAAGCCGGGGAGTTGGTCCTTTCCCCGATTGACTGGATTTACGCCCACGACCTTTCCGGCCCTCTGGCCATCTCGCAATTGGAAAAACTGGGTTTGGGGCCACTCAAGTATCCTGAACGGGTGATTTTTTATCTCGACCATTCGTCTCCGAGTTCCACGGCCATCGCCGCCACCGAGCAAAAGGTCATCCGCGAATTTACCCGTAAGCTGAACTTGAAATTCTACGACGTCGGCAGCGGCATCGCCCATCAGGTGATAATGGAGGAAACCCTGCGCCCCGGCGATTTGGTCATCGGCGGCGATTCCCACACCTGTCAGGGAGGTGCCGTGGCCGCTTTTGCCACCGGAATGGGCTCCACCGACGTGGCGATGGCGATGCTTTTGGGGCGCACCTGGCTGAAAGTGCCGGAAACGATGTGCTTTGTCTTGAAAGGGAAATTTCCCCCGGGCGTTTACGCCAAGGATGCGATGCTTTACATCATCGGCCAGATTGGCGTGGACGGCGCCACCTATCGGGCAATGGAGTTTTTGGGCCCGGCGATTGACGAAATGCCCCTCTACGAGCGCACGATTTTCGCCAATATGGCTATTGAAGCGGGGGCCAAAGTTGGCCTTTTGCCCGCCGATGAAAAAACACGCGCCTATTTCAAGGAATTCGGCCGGGAGAAAGATTACCGTCCCCTGAAACCGGACGAGGGGGCCAATTACTGCTATACGCTCGAAGTCGATTGCTCCAAACTCGAGCCGCAAATAGCAATGCCCCACAACGTGGACAACGTTAGGCCGATTTCCGCTCCAGAATTGAAGGACGTGAAAGTGCATCAGGTTTATATGGGCACCTGCACGAACGGAAGAATCGAGGACTTCCGCGTCGCCGCCAAAATTTTGAAAGGAAAGCGGGTGAACCCCAATACCCGTCTGGTTGCCACCCCCGCTTCGCGCGATGTTTATTTGAAAGGAGCCAAGGAGGGGCTCTGGCAGATTTTTGTGGAAGCCGGCGGCTTGGTGAACTCCCCCGGCTGCGGTGCCTGTCCCGGCGTGCATACCGGCATTTTGGGGGATGGGGAAAATTGTCTTTCAACGATGAATCGCAACTTCAAAGGCCGGATGGGAAATCCCAAGGCGTTTATTTATCTGGCAAGTCCGGCGGTCTGCGCCGCTTCGGCACTGACGGGGAAGATTACCGACCCGAGGAATTCTGTATGA